A stretch of the Nosocomiicoccus ampullae genome encodes the following:
- a CDS encoding HU family DNA-binding protein, with protein sequence MNKTDLINAVSDKADLTKKDASAAVDAVFEAIQGSLTEGEKVQLIGFGTFEVRERAARKGRNPQTGEEIEIAASKVPAFKAGKALKDAVK encoded by the coding sequence ATGAACAAAACTGATTTAATTAATGCAGTTAGTGACAAAGCAGATCTTACTAAAAAAGATGCAAGTGCTGCAGTAGATGCAGTATTTGAAGCTATTCAAGGGTCACTTACAGAAGGTGAAAAAGTTCAATTAATTGGATTCGGAACTTTTGAAGTACGTGAACGTGCTGCTCGTAAAGGTCGTAACCCACAAACAGGTGAAGAAATCGAAATTGCAGCATCTAAAGTTCCAGCTTTCAAAGCAGGTAAAGCTTTAAAAGACGCAGTAAAATAA
- a CDS encoding demethylmenaquinone methyltransferase has protein sequence MKDNKIQTIFNTISKDYDQMNDIISFKQHDIWRKKTMAEIFLHDDDCVLDLCCGTGDWTIQLAEVNKNVDVTGLDFSENMLEVAKDKVTQFENIKLIQGDAMELPFDDNSFDLITIGFGLRNLPNYKQALIEVFRVLKPGGQFVILETSNPSNKIIAKLFNIYFGKIMPLFGQLFAKSGEEYKWLYESTRDFLSKEELKDLMSTTGFINIKIVPHNMGMAATHFAHKPLND, from the coding sequence ATGAAAGATAATAAAATACAAACAATATTCAATACAATTTCAAAAGATTATGACCAAATGAATGATATCATTAGTTTTAAACAACACGATATTTGGCGTAAAAAGACTATGGCTGAAATTTTTTTGCATGACGATGATTGTGTTTTAGATTTATGTTGTGGTACTGGAGATTGGACGATTCAGCTTGCAGAAGTAAACAAAAATGTAGATGTTACTGGACTAGATTTTAGTGAGAACATGCTAGAAGTTGCAAAAGATAAAGTAACACAATTTGAAAATATAAAGCTCATACAAGGTGATGCGATGGAGTTACCTTTTGATGATAACAGTTTCGACCTAATTACAATTGGCTTTGGGTTAAGAAATCTGCCGAATTACAAGCAAGCACTGATTGAAGTATTCAGAGTGTTAAAACCGGGGGGTCAATTCGTTATATTAGAAACATCGAATCCAAGCAATAAAATTATTGCAAAATTATTTAATATATACTTTGGTAAAATAATGCCTTTATTTGGCCAATTATTTGCTAAAAGTGGTGAAGAGTATAAATGGTTATATGAATCAACAAGAGATTTTTTATCAAAAGAAGAACTAAAAGATTTAATGAGTACAACTGGATTTATAAATATTAAAATTGTCCCTCATAACATGGGTATGGCTGCGACCCATTTTGCACATAAGCCACTAAATGACTAA
- a CDS encoding polyprenyl synthetase family protein → MTKPFKTYIKPDLKQIDNYIRYSLQPGESIVNDESFNLYVTGGKKLRPSLALLVGKLGDKNKYNDLIKTAASLELIHMASLVHDDIIDDSKTRRKHKTTYYKHGYFQAVNTGNYLLSSAIEAVAHIEHQDFHDSYAEAMKKIVEGELFQFDTQFDDTQTIDDYYRKIYKKTALLIVLSIKLGAYATNVDDELLEKLIQYGYNIGMSFQILDDCLDFTASEKVLGKPNFSDLKNGHYTLPVLLLRDEDPNFRSMLKEYSYTRKNSEKLSKYLLKTNAISQSKKVSSSYLDESLQNIEGIPSPVKDYLAEVVEKLRDRLN, encoded by the coding sequence ATGACTAAACCATTTAAAACATATATCAAGCCTGATCTTAAACAAATTGATAATTATATTAGATATAGTTTACAACCTGGAGAATCCATTGTGAATGATGAGAGTTTCAATTTGTATGTGACAGGCGGAAAGAAATTAAGACCATCTTTAGCGCTTCTCGTTGGTAAATTAGGGGACAAAAATAAATACAATGATTTAATTAAAACTGCAGCAAGTTTAGAACTAATTCACATGGCTAGTTTAGTTCATGATGATATTATCGATGATTCAAAAACGAGAAGAAAGCATAAAACAACTTATTATAAGCATGGCTATTTTCAAGCTGTAAATACTGGAAATTATTTGTTATCCAGTGCAATTGAAGCAGTCGCTCATATTGAACATCAGGATTTTCACGATTCATATGCTGAAGCAATGAAAAAAATTGTAGAAGGCGAATTGTTTCAGTTTGACACTCAATTTGACGATACACAAACAATAGATGATTACTATAGAAAAATCTATAAAAAAACAGCATTGTTAATTGTCTTAAGTATTAAGCTCGGTGCATATGCAACAAACGTCGACGATGAATTATTAGAAAAACTTATACAGTACGGTTATAACATCGGGATGAGCTTCCAAATCTTAGATGATTGTTTAGACTTTACAGCGAGTGAGAAAGTACTTGGTAAACCGAACTTTTCAGATTTAAAAAATGGACATTATACTTTACCAGTACTTTTATTAAGAGATGAAGATCCTAATTTTAGATCTATGCTTAAAGAATATAGTTATACTCGTAAAAATAGTGAAAAACTATCTAAATACTTACTAAAAACAAATGCAATCAGTCAATCAAAGAAAGTAAGTAGTAGTTATTTAGATGAATCACTTCAAAATATAGAAGGCATTCCATCACCAGTCAAAGATTACTTAGCTGAAGTAGTTGAAAAACTAAGAGATAGATTAAATTAA
- the ndk gene encoding nucleoside-diphosphate kinase — MERTFLMIKPDGVQRNLIGQIVERLENKGFKIVGAKLMQVSDDLAKTHYGEHSEKPFFGELVDFITSGPVFAMVLEGENIISTARLVVGATNPQEANPGTIRGDFGLTVGKNIIHGSDSPESAEREINLFFDESELIDYSLINKDWIY; from the coding sequence ATGGAAAGAACATTTTTAATGATTAAACCAGACGGTGTTCAAAGAAACCTTATCGGTCAAATTGTTGAACGCTTAGAAAACAAAGGGTTCAAAATTGTAGGTGCAAAATTAATGCAAGTATCTGATGATCTTGCTAAAACACACTACGGAGAACACAGTGAGAAACCATTCTTCGGTGAATTAGTAGATTTCATCACATCTGGACCAGTATTTGCAATGGTTCTTGAAGGTGAAAACATCATTAGCACTGCACGTTTAGTTGTAGGAGCTACAAATCCTCAAGAAGCTAACCCAGGTACGATCCGTGGTGACTTTGGTTTAACAGTTGGTAAAAATATTATTCACGGTTCAGATTCACCTGAAAGTGCTGAACGTGAAATCAATCTTTTCTTTGATGAATCAGAGCTTATCGACTATAGCTTAATCAATAAAGACTGGATTTATTAA
- the aroC gene encoding chorismate synthase: MRFLTAGESHGKKVTAIVEGFPSNVPIDKNRMTEELFMRQGGYGRGRRMQIEKDTFEFGSGVRHGYTLGSPIQMEVNNDDFKQWVNVMQSEPITDEEIKKMRRVIKQPRPGHADLVGGMKYNHRDLRNILERSSARETTARVLVGALCKELLHSLNINMTSRVTQIGNVIDDGKYTYKDISTQKEQSSVRMVSKEKTKQAEKLIDETKASGDTLGGIVEVIVENPIIGLGSHVHYDKKLDAKIAQSIVSINAFKGVEFGMGFKMANQNGSNVHDEILYNNDDGFIRKTNNLGGFEGGMTTGMPIVVRGVMKPIPTLYKPLMSVNIDTKEPFKATIERSDPTAVPAASIVAEHMVAIEITKAILEKFGSDDFSDLKRNIKNYNKRLEEY, from the coding sequence ATGAGATTTTTAACAGCAGGTGAATCTCATGGTAAAAAAGTTACGGCAATTGTTGAAGGGTTCCCTTCAAATGTACCGATTGACAAAAATCGTATGACAGAAGAATTATTTATGCGTCAAGGTGGTTATGGTAGAGGTAGACGCATGCAAATAGAAAAAGATACATTTGAATTTGGAAGTGGTGTTAGACACGGTTATACATTAGGTAGCCCAATTCAAATGGAAGTAAATAATGATGACTTTAAGCAGTGGGTTAACGTCATGCAATCCGAACCGATTACTGATGAAGAAATTAAAAAGATGCGTCGAGTGATTAAACAACCAAGACCAGGACATGCAGATTTAGTTGGTGGGATGAAGTACAACCACCGTGACTTAAGGAATATCCTAGAGCGTTCTTCAGCCCGAGAAACTACGGCACGTGTGCTCGTTGGTGCACTATGTAAAGAGTTACTGCACTCACTAAACATTAATATGACAAGTCGAGTGACTCAAATTGGTAACGTCATCGATGACGGAAAGTATACGTATAAAGATATTTCGACACAAAAAGAACAATCTTCTGTTCGTATGGTATCGAAGGAGAAAACAAAACAAGCCGAAAAACTCATCGATGAAACTAAAGCTTCTGGTGATACGTTAGGTGGTATTGTAGAAGTTATTGTTGAAAATCCCATTATTGGACTTGGCTCTCATGTCCATTATGATAAAAAACTCGATGCTAAAATTGCTCAATCAATTGTAAGCATAAATGCATTTAAAGGTGTCGAGTTTGGAATGGGCTTTAAAATGGCAAATCAAAATGGAAGTAACGTTCATGACGAAATTCTCTATAATAACGATGATGGATTTATTCGTAAGACGAATAATTTAGGTGGTTTTGAAGGCGGTATGACAACTGGTATGCCAATCGTCGTACGTGGTGTTATGAAGCCAATTCCTACGTTATATAAGCCACTAATGAGTGTCAATATAGATACGAAAGAACCATTTAAAGCAACAATTGAACGAAGTGATCCAACAGCAGTTCCTGCTGCCAGTATAGTTGCAGAGCATATGGTTGCAATTGAAATTACTAAAGCAATATTAGAGAAGTTTGGTAGCGATGATTTTTCAGATTTAAAACGTAATATCAAGAACTATAATAAGCGCTTAGAGGAATATTAA
- a CDS encoding 3-dehydroquinate synthase: protein MDIRTNYNSNNYTIHVGHSIFETYINYYTSKYNDVFYLIDEYVFDLYKEMFLTFENVIKVPRGESFKDIYHVMDTIDFLLSNEIKRNSLIVVIGGGATGDAGAFLSSILLRGTDYIHVPTTLLSHDSSIGGKTAINRPLGKNLVGTFYRPKGVIYDLNFLETLSNEELLSGFGEVVKHAMLNNKNTVNHLIEVTKNKINLKELEPFIISGIKTKMYYVTVDETESNLRRSLNLGHTLGHALEYEYKLKHGHAIILGLLFTLFLSNKILDTQFDLNYYKKYFNTIGYNISYLYDLAEDNLINLMSVDKKNSVSNMINFVLLKDYGVPVFKGIEKIKLKKYLKEFQELI, encoded by the coding sequence ATGGATATTAGAACAAATTATAATTCGAATAACTATACGATACACGTTGGGCATTCAATTTTTGAAACATATATCAATTACTATACTTCTAAATATAATGATGTATTTTACTTAATTGATGAATATGTATTTGATTTATATAAAGAAATGTTTTTAACATTTGAAAATGTTATAAAAGTACCTCGAGGTGAATCATTTAAAGATATTTATCACGTCATGGATACGATTGATTTTCTTTTATCAAACGAAATTAAAAGAAATAGTCTAATCGTTGTAATTGGTGGTGGTGCAACTGGAGATGCAGGTGCGTTTTTATCGAGTATTTTACTTAGAGGCACAGATTATATTCACGTTCCGACAACCTTACTAAGTCATGACTCTTCAATAGGTGGAAAAACCGCGATTAACCGTCCATTAGGTAAAAATTTAGTGGGTACGTTTTATAGACCTAAAGGTGTCATTTATGATTTAAACTTTTTAGAGACGTTAAGTAACGAAGAATTGTTAAGCGGCTTTGGAGAAGTTGTGAAACACGCAATGTTAAATAATAAAAATACAGTAAATCATTTAATTGAAGTAACAAAAAATAAAATTAATTTAAAAGAATTAGAACCATTTATTATCTCCGGTATAAAAACAAAAATGTATTATGTGACTGTCGATGAAACTGAATCTAACTTAAGACGCTCACTCAATCTCGGACATACGTTAGGTCATGCTTTAGAATATGAATATAAACTTAAACATGGTCATGCAATAATTTTAGGTCTATTATTTACACTATTTTTATCGAACAAAATATTGGATACTCAATTTGATTTAAATTACTATAAAAAGTACTTTAATACAATTGGTTATAACATATCATATCTATATGATTTAGCCGAAGACAATCTAATTAATTTAATGTCTGTAGATAAGAAAAACAGTGTATCTAATATGATAAACTTCGTTTTACTAAAAGATTATGGAGTACCTGTTTTTAAAGGCATTGAAAAGATCAAATTAAAGAAGTATTTAAAAGAATTTCAGGAGTTAATATGA
- the aroA gene encoding 3-phosphoshikimate 1-carboxyvinyltransferase translates to MTNRIKKTFKGSLEVPGDKSITHRAVMIGSLSKGTTTIYKPLISDDILRTIQCMKELGAYIHIEDERIVIESGGLLSLNSPKEALYTGNSGTTTRLLTGLIAGLKLNAEIKGDSTIQKRPMNRIKIPLEEMGANISLINDEYPPIKIQKSELTSITYEMPVASAQVKSAIIFAALGAKGETKIIEKNISRNHTELMLADFGANIRVDNNIITVKRTDYLNAQEVRVPGDISSAAFLMVLAAIIPGSDITIRNVSLNETRNGIITIFKKIDANMTVTVKNNDGEPYGDIRIKYKENLKPFMINETLIPKLIDEIPILTVLGLFLNGKSTIKDAQELRVKETDRIVAVTNELKKFNASFNIFDDGYEIIPTNNLTQSIEQLKSYSDHRIIMMLIIMTIKMNQKLNIDDMSHLNVSYPNILDDIDSITKEVDYE, encoded by the coding sequence ATGACAAATAGAATTAAAAAGACTTTTAAAGGATCATTAGAAGTTCCTGGAGATAAGTCAATTACACACCGAGCGGTGATGATCGGAAGTTTAAGTAAAGGTACAACAACAATTTATAAGCCCTTAATTAGTGACGATATTTTAAGAACGATTCAATGTATGAAAGAACTCGGTGCATATATTCATATCGAGGATGAAAGAATCGTTATTGAAAGTGGCGGTTTGTTGTCTCTAAATTCCCCAAAAGAAGCTCTTTATACAGGAAATAGTGGTACAACAACTCGTTTACTCACTGGTCTTATTGCAGGACTTAAGTTAAATGCTGAAATTAAAGGCGATTCTACAATTCAAAAGAGACCGATGAATCGTATAAAAATTCCATTAGAAGAAATGGGAGCAAATATAAGCTTAATTAACGATGAATATCCACCAATTAAAATACAAAAAAGCGAGTTAACAAGCATTACATATGAAATGCCTGTTGCGAGCGCACAAGTTAAAAGTGCGATTATATTCGCTGCTCTCGGTGCTAAAGGTGAAACAAAAATTATAGAAAAAAATATTTCTAGAAACCATACAGAGTTAATGTTAGCTGATTTTGGTGCCAATATAAGAGTCGATAATAATATAATTACAGTAAAAAGAACAGATTATTTAAATGCCCAAGAAGTTAGAGTACCTGGAGACATTTCAAGTGCTGCATTTTTAATGGTACTTGCTGCTATAATTCCTGGTAGTGATATTACAATTAGAAACGTATCGTTAAACGAGACAAGAAATGGTATTATTACTATTTTTAAAAAGATTGATGCTAATATGACAGTAACTGTTAAAAATAATGATGGCGAACCATACGGTGATATACGAATAAAGTATAAAGAAAATCTAAAACCTTTTATGATTAATGAGACACTTATCCCTAAACTCATCGATGAGATTCCTATCTTGACGGTTCTTGGACTATTCTTAAATGGTAAAAGTACTATTAAAGATGCTCAAGAACTACGTGTTAAAGAAACAGACCGAATTGTAGCTGTAACGAATGAGTTAAAGAAATTTAATGCATCTTTCAATATTTTTGATGATGGGTATGAGATTATACCGACTAACAATTTAACTCAATCTATTGAACAACTAAAAAGCTATAGCGATCATAGAATCATCATGATGTTAATTATTATGACGATAAAAATGAATCAAAAATTAAATATCGATGACATGTCACATTTAAATGTTTCATACCCAAATATTTTAGATGACATCGATTCAATCACAAAAGAGGTCGACTATGAGTAA
- a CDS encoding tetratricopeptide repeat protein yields MSNTVEKAIDKIRVGNYDSQSIESVLENLTKYNEEDEELLFVLGDLLDSIGEKDAAQIIFNHLYNTNNYDDNLLSYLIDIHITNGNIDDALLLLNEAKETPTSLLLKAEVFQQMHLNDVALKNLLKAKKLTDDIVIDFAIAELYFYEGNLLEATYYYKNVLKELDSVNNINVNLRLANIYTNLMESETALKYFNEVDSSEFENEDYFSKGLVHFQLEQYKEAEKMLMTVIENEPYFINAYILLMKIKEKEYDFSGAIQYLKDYSVLDDLNPLIYYHIGRLNLKLGQVEEAKEYFSKATHLDSEYEDALLMLFESILESDTTEEIEQYTKHLDVKEMSPDALHLLGTIEARNENDEKAKLYYGEAEKYLKDNTEFLSDYYYYLTEIRDDKRIDILNKLIKLEPNNSDWQLELEYIRGEEDGF; encoded by the coding sequence ATGAGTAACACTGTTGAAAAAGCAATTGATAAAATACGTGTTGGTAATTATGATAGCCAATCTATTGAAAGTGTCTTAGAAAATCTAACGAAATATAACGAAGAAGATGAGGAACTACTATTTGTCCTTGGTGATTTGTTAGATTCAATTGGAGAAAAAGATGCTGCACAAATAATATTCAATCATCTATATAATACAAATAATTACGATGACAACCTACTTTCATATTTAATCGACATTCATATCACTAATGGAAATATTGACGATGCATTATTATTATTAAATGAAGCAAAAGAAACGCCGACATCTTTATTATTAAAAGCTGAGGTATTTCAACAGATGCACTTAAATGATGTCGCTCTTAAAAATCTTTTAAAAGCAAAGAAATTAACCGACGATATCGTTATTGACTTTGCAATTGCAGAGTTATACTTCTATGAGGGTAACTTACTCGAAGCAACGTATTATTATAAAAATGTCTTAAAAGAACTTGACTCAGTCAATAATATTAATGTGAATTTAAGACTCGCAAATATTTATACAAACTTAATGGAATCAGAGACTGCACTCAAATACTTCAACGAAGTAGATTCTAGTGAATTTGAGAACGAAGATTATTTTTCAAAAGGACTCGTTCATTTTCAGCTAGAACAATATAAAGAAGCTGAAAAGATGTTAATGACAGTTATCGAAAATGAACCGTATTTTATAAACGCATATATTTTACTTATGAAAATAAAAGAAAAAGAGTATGATTTCAGTGGGGCTATTCAATACCTTAAAGATTACAGCGTTCTCGATGATTTAAATCCTTTAATTTATTATCATATCGGTCGATTGAATTTAAAATTAGGTCAAGTTGAAGAAGCAAAAGAGTATTTTAGTAAAGCTACTCATTTAGACTCTGAATATGAGGACGCATTACTTATGCTATTTGAAAGTATATTAGAGTCTGATACGACTGAAGAAATTGAACAGTATACAAAACATTTAGATGTCAAAGAAATGTCACCCGACGCACTTCACTTACTCGGTACAATTGAAGCAAGAAATGAAAATGATGAAAAGGCAAAATTATACTACGGTGAAGCTGAAAAATATTTAAAAGATAACACTGAATTTTTATCAGACTACTATTATTACTTAACTGAAATTCGAGACGATAAACGAATTGATATTCTAAATAAATTAATCAAACTTGAACCAAATAATTCAGATTGGCAATTAGAGTTAGAATATATTAGAGGTGAGGAGGATGGATTCTAA
- a CDS encoding YpiB family protein, with translation MDSKRDFFDYFLHKYNNLNYQIVWILNFIKSDNNLLKNVTLINNDTNIQLVISERYPYVMLKIDSIVILDSEDILYHLNKYKNHPIFMDFHMKEDIKLKEVKINQVYETYYLEKNNSIDHLIDEALINKDEKKFNILSKLIKNINEG, from the coding sequence ATGGATTCTAAAAGAGATTTTTTCGACTATTTTTTACACAAATATAACAACTTAAATTATCAAATTGTTTGGATATTAAATTTTATAAAGTCAGACAATAATTTATTAAAAAACGTTACTTTAATAAATAACGATACAAATATACAATTAGTTATTTCAGAGCGTTACCCATATGTCATGCTAAAAATAGATTCTATTGTTATTTTGGATAGTGAAGACATTCTTTATCATCTAAATAAATATAAAAATCATCCAATTTTTATGGATTTTCATATGAAAGAAGATATAAAGCTAAAAGAAGTTAAAATTAATCAAGTATATGAGACGTATTATTTAGAGAAAAATAATTCAATCGATCACCTTATTGATGAGGCATTAATTAATAAGGATGAAAAAAAGTTTAATATACTCTCAAAATTAATAAAAAATATAAACGAGGGATAG
- a CDS encoding DUF2487 family protein: MLYNYHDLSLIKDEIEFVDTAVIPVVDVDITDGRLENSNNIELMQHVLFLLEKQLKGRLLITPLFSVINNDSSNVVNYGNQLKDFGFKHIVILTVNNRDIEEFDQIKLNSIPLENFEADVMQSLVKDEMTNVLKQIIKFWNQ, from the coding sequence ATGTTATACAACTACCATGATTTATCATTAATTAAAGATGAAATTGAGTTTGTCGACACGGCGGTGATACCAGTCGTAGATGTTGATATTACCGATGGTCGTTTAGAGAATTCAAACAACATCGAACTTATGCAGCACGTATTATTTTTATTAGAAAAACAGCTGAAAGGTCGTCTATTAATTACACCATTGTTTTCAGTAATTAATAATGATTCAAGCAATGTAGTAAACTATGGTAACCAATTAAAAGACTTTGGATTTAAACATATCGTAATTTTAACTGTTAATAATAGAGATATTGAAGAGTTTGATCAAATTAAATTAAATAGTATACCACTTGAAAATTTTGAAGCAGATGTTATGCAATCACTTGTAAAAGATGAGATGACAAATGTTTTAAAACAAATTATTAAATTCTGGAATCAATAA
- a CDS encoding ubiquinol-cytochrome c reductase iron-sulfur subunit: MSNKVTRRQFLNYSLMGVGSFMAAGMILPMGRFALDPLFQTDAEGDEIVTSVKVSEITEEPEKVDFTFTQQDAWYESEVTNFAWVYKDGDKLVGLSPVCKHLGCTVTWAGDDNNPDMFFCPCHNGLYTKDGNNVPGTPPRGPLDEFEVGEKDGYITIGKKKENTLV, encoded by the coding sequence ATGTCAAATAAAGTTACTCGACGCCAATTTCTAAACTATTCATTAATGGGTGTCGGTTCTTTTATGGCAGCCGGAATGATTCTACCAATGGGTAGATTCGCATTAGATCCATTATTCCAGACTGATGCTGAAGGTGACGAAATCGTTACAAGTGTTAAGGTTAGTGAAATAACAGAAGAACCTGAGAAGGTTGATTTCACATTTACCCAACAAGATGCTTGGTACGAAAGTGAAGTTACTAACTTTGCATGGGTCTATAAAGATGGGGACAAGCTTGTCGGATTATCGCCTGTATGTAAACACTTAGGTTGTACAGTTACATGGGCTGGAGATGATAATAACCCAGATATGTTCTTCTGTCCTTGCCATAACGGTCTGTATACTAAAGATGGTAACAACGTACCAGGGACACCTCCACGTGGACCACTTGATGAGTTCGAAGTTGGAGAAAAAGATGGATATATCACAATTGGTAAGAAAAAAGAGAACACGCTTGTTTGA
- the qcrB gene encoding menaquinol-cytochrome c reductase cytochrome b subunit, protein MLNRIYDWIDDRIDITPIWRDIADHEVPEHVNPAYHFSAFVYCFGGLTFFITVIQVLSGMFLTMYYVPDIVNAWNSVYYLQNDVAAGMIVRGMHHWGASLVVVMMFLHTLRVFFTGAYKSPRELNWVVGVLLFMVMLGLAFTGYLLPWDMKALFATNVGLDIAESVPFIGEWIKTLLAGDAEIVGAQTLTRFFAIHVFFLPAALFVLMGIHFILIRRQGISGPL, encoded by the coding sequence ATGCTAAATCGTATTTACGATTGGATTGATGATAGAATTGATATCACTCCGATTTGGAGAGACATCGCTGATCACGAAGTGCCTGAGCACGTTAACCCTGCCTATCACTTCTCAGCATTCGTCTACTGTTTTGGTGGATTAACTTTCTTCATTACAGTAATTCAAGTTCTATCCGGTATGTTTTTAACAATGTATTACGTACCAGACATCGTTAATGCTTGGAACTCTGTTTATTATCTGCAAAACGATGTTGCAGCTGGTATGATTGTACGCGGTATGCACCACTGGGGTGCGAGTTTAGTAGTTGTAATGATGTTCTTACATACATTAAGAGTATTCTTTACAGGTGCTTATAAATCTCCACGTGAATTAAACTGGGTAGTAGGGGTATTACTATTCATGGTAATGTTAGGATTAGCATTTACTGGTTACTTACTACCATGGGATATGAAAGCATTATTCGCAACGAATGTTGGTCTTGATATTGCTGAATCAGTACCATTTATTGGTGAATGGATTAAAACACTACTCGCTGGAGATGCAGAAATTGTAGGCGCACAGACTCTAACAAGATTCTTTGCGATTCACGTATTCTTCCTACCTGCAGCATTGTTTGTATTAATGGGGATTCACTTTATCTTAATACGTAGACAAGGAATTTCAGGTCCACTATAG
- a CDS encoding menaquinol-cytochrome c reductase cytochrome b/c subunit: protein MKRGKGLKFVGDSRIQSYEKPKLNRDYSEFPGRTEEFYPDFLLKEWLTGAVFLVGFLCLIVADPAPLERMADATDTGYIPLPDWYFLFLYQILKYSYASGPFNVVGAIIIPGLAMGALLLMPWLDTSKHRNWKKRPVAASLMIVSVAIIFYATWESVAYHDWEQQAEQGKIVFSNLDSDDPVFNELIRTNCTSCHGGELTGASGPDLVTPDLDEGTVKAFVENGTETMPAFKDTLTEDEIDEISQFIANLELTDKKNADNTGE, encoded by the coding sequence ATGAAGCGCGGTAAAGGTCTTAAGTTTGTTGGAGACTCACGAATTCAAAGCTATGAAAAACCAAAGCTAAATCGCGACTACTCAGAATTCCCTGGTAGAACAGAAGAATTCTACCCAGACTTCTTATTAAAAGAATGGTTGACTGGTGCGGTATTCTTAGTTGGTTTTCTATGCTTAATCGTTGCTGACCCGGCACCTCTTGAGAGAATGGCTGATGCAACAGATACAGGTTATATTCCATTACCTGACTGGTATTTCTTATTCTTATACCAGATTCTTAAGTATTCATATGCATCTGGTCCATTTAACGTAGTAGGTGCAATTATTATTCCTGGTCTAGCAATGGGGGCATTACTATTAATGCCTTGGTTAGATACTTCAAAACACAGAAACTGGAAAAAACGCCCAGTAGCGGCAAGTTTAATGATTGTTTCAGTAGCTATTATTTTCTATGCAACTTGGGAATCAGTTGCATACCACGACTGGGAACAACAAGCTGAACAAGGTAAAATTGTGTTCTCAAACTTAGATTCTGATGATCCAGTATTCAATGAATTAATTCGTACGAACTGTACAAGCTGTCACGGAGGAGAACTAACAGGTGCATCTGGTCCAGACTTAGTAACTCCAGACCTTGATGAAGGCACTGTTAAAGCTTTCGTAGAAAACGGTACAGAAACGATGCCAGCATTTAAAGATACGCTGACTGAAGATGAGATTGATGAAATTTCTCAATTCATTGCTAACCTTGAACTTACAGATAAAAAGAACGCTGACAATACTGGTGAATAA